The Cellulomonas sp. S1-8 genomic sequence GGGCCGCCCCCAGCCCGGCGCGCTCGGCGGCCGTGCGCAGCACCGCCCACGCCGACTGCCGGCTCAGCGGTGCGCCGCGGGTGTTGAGGAAGATCGCGGCGTTGCCGCGCCCGGCGGCCGCGAGCGCGGGGCGGCCCCGCACGAGGTACGCCTCGACCGCCTGCGCGGCGTAGGTGCCGACGGGCACGACCCGTTCCTTGCCGCCCTTGCCGAGCAGCCGCACCGCCGACCGGCCGGGCGTCAGGTCCAGGTCGTCCACGTCGAGGCCGACGGCCTCGGAGATACGGGCCCCGGTGGAGTAGACGAGCTCGAGCAGCGCGCGGTCCCGCAGCGGCACCGGGCCGTCGCCGAGAGCCGCGGCGTCGAGGAGCCGGCCGACGTCGTCGACCGAGATCGCCTTGGGCAGCCGGCGCGGCTGCGCGGGGGGGCGCACGGCCGCGGCGGCATCCGTGGGCGCGAGCCCGTCGAGCGCGAGGAACCGGTGCCACCCGCGCAGCGCGACGATGCTGCGGGCCGCCGACGACGGGGACAGGACCGCGCGCCCGTCGGACCCCGTGCGCAGCACGAGCACGAAGTCCTCGACGTCCCGCTCGGTGATCTGCGCGGGCTCGCCGCGTCCCAGGGAGAGCAGGTGCTCGACGTACCGGGTCAGGTCCCGGCGGTACGCCGCGAGCGTGTGCGTGGCCAGGCCCCGCTCGACGGCCAGGTGGGCCAGGTACCCCTCGAGCGCGGCGGTCAGTCGGTCGGCCACGTCCGCGACGTCACAGCGGGAGGAAGACGTCCACCGCGATCGCGACGGACAGCAGCGTGAGGTAGGTGATGGAGCCGTGGAACACCGTCATGGCCTTCAGGGGCCGGTGCTGGTGGTCCTTCGCGCGGCGCAGCAGCCCGATGCACAGCCACAGGAACCACGCGCCGAGGACGGCCGCGACCACGGCGTACACCCACGTCATGCCGCCGACGGGCACCAGCAGCAGCGAGCAGGCGATCATCGCGAGCGTGTAGAGGATCATCTCGCGGGCGACCCGGGTGTCGGCGGCCACGACGGGGAGCATGGGCACGCCCGCGGCGGCGTAGTCGCGCCGGAACTTCATCGACAGCGGCCAGTAGTGCGGCGGCGTCCAGAAGAACACGACGCCGAACAGCAGCACCGCCTCCCACGAGACGCCCCCGGTGACCGCGGACCACCCGATGACGACGGGCATGCACCCGGCGGCACCGCCCCACACGATGTTCTGCGGGGTGCGGCGCTTGAGGATCATCGTGTAGCCGACGACGTAGATGAGGATCGCCGCGGCGGTGAACACCGCTGAGGCGGGGTTCACCGCGAACCACAGCCACGCGAGGGAGAGCGCACCGAGGACGAGGCCGAACACCAGCGCGGCGCGCGGCGAGATCCGGCCGGTGACGATCGGCCGGCGGCGCGTGCGGTCCATCACCTGGTCGATGTCGCGGTCGAGGTACTGGTTGAGGGTGTTGGCCGCGCCCGCCGCGCCCGCACCGCCGACGAGGGTCGCCACGACCAGGCCCAACGGCGGGAACCCGCGCGCGGCGAGGAACATCGTCGGGATCGTGGTGATGAGCAGCAGCTCGATGACGCGCGGCTTGGTCAGCGCCACGTAGCCCGCGACGGTGTGCA encodes the following:
- a CDS encoding site-specific tyrosine recombinase XerD, whose amino-acid sequence is MADRLTAALEGYLAHLAVERGLATHTLAAYRRDLTRYVEHLLSLGRGEPAQITERDVEDFVLVLRTGSDGRAVLSPSSAARSIVALRGWHRFLALDGLAPTDAAAAVRPPAQPRRLPKAISVDDVGRLLDAAALGDGPVPLRDRALLELVYSTGARISEAVGLDVDDLDLTPGRSAVRLLGKGGKERVVPVGTYAAQAVEAYLVRGRPALAAAGRGNAAIFLNTRGAPLSRQSAWAVLRTAAERAGLGAAHVSPHTLRHSFATHLLAGGADVRVVQELLGHASVTTTQVYTMVTAETMREVYAASHPRAR
- a CDS encoding heme o synthase, with product MDGARTPVGAPDPGDGSGRPARRWAATLHTVAGYVALTKPRVIELLLITTIPTMFLAARGFPPLGLVVATLVGGAGAAGAANTLNQYLDRDIDQVMDRTRRRPIVTGRISPRAALVFGLVLGALSLAWLWFAVNPASAVFTAAAILIYVVGYTMILKRRTPQNIVWGGAAGCMPVVIGWSAVTGGVSWEAVLLFGVVFFWTPPHYWPLSMKFRRDYAAAGVPMLPVVAADTRVAREMILYTLAMIACSLLLVPVGGMTWVYAVVAAVLGAWFLWLCIGLLRRAKDHQHRPLKAMTVFHGSITYLTLLSVAIAVDVFLPL